A window of the Helianthus annuus cultivar XRQ/B chromosome 4, HanXRQr2.0-SUNRISE, whole genome shotgun sequence genome harbors these coding sequences:
- the LOC110933576 gene encoding proline-rich protein 36-like: MASSGSGVSNASDPRAFTSDDEMATDSGVYTSDTTSTDEDDFQPFALPIFGDDVPLADGPPGEDLPLVPIHAPLPFAAVPFEEQSIDALPDGDIDLLIEGPPEGDQDGGAPVEDGVPLVDIPVVDPIVPMVELPDMEVQSDSSASGSLKSIASHIPPLGLGYIPRMDADEEMELEQPAEAPVPPDDPIPAILADYQPAPVTSEPVLAIDPVPVINAPVVAPPAVEIPDVAPIPDPMAIFDDLAPFATHIHPRYAYSSNGWIEEDDYPPYVVPVTPPPTPIAVPLDAPLFPPSTSGTHDTDLPITFLPDIPPPQPGEGSSSQPFGHIPFMPEDSQFLPQVPYPDFVPPVSFSAPFVTQFPHITSQFAFTPHITLPVSAPMGEPSPWSAPHVMPVSDPYHPFHDGYSVEDTLTSLQLQRDALRRCVQRLERAPHPHCPCQNQFSASHTSFPSSHDSDVHFLPLDRQVAFMLRFAYALEEDLVQLR; encoded by the coding sequence ATGGCATCATCTGGTAGTGGAGTATCTAACGCGAGTGACCCGAGGGCTTTTACCTCTGATGACGAGATGGCTACCGATTCGGGAGTTTACACCTCAGACACCACGAGCACCGATGAAGACGACTTTCAGCCTTTTGCCCTACCGATCTTCGGAGATGATGTACCTTTAGCTGACGGCCCACCAGGAGAGGACCTACCCCTTGTTCCAATCCATGCCCCTCTCCCTTTCGCTGCAGTTCCCTTTGAGGAACAATCTATCGACGCGTTACCCGATGGTGACATCGACCTACTCAtcgagggtcccccggagggagACCAGGATGGTGGGGCCCCGGTAGAGGACGGTGTTCCACTTGTTGATATCCCAGTTGTTGATCCTATTGTTCCCATGGTCGAGCTTCCTGATATGGAGGTTCAGTCTGATTCGTCCGCTTCAGGTTCCTTAAAGTCGATAGCTTCTCATATCCCACCGTTGGGACTCGGTTACATTCCTCGCATGGACGCTGATGAGGAGATGGAGTTGGAGCAGCCTGCTGAGGCTCCTGTTCCTCCAGATGATCCGATTCCTGCCATACTTGCTGATTATCAGCCCGCTCCAGTCACTTCCGAGCCTGTTCTTGCCATTGACCCTGTTCCTGTCATTAATGCACCCGTTGTTGCACCACCAGCTGTTGAGATACCAGATGTAGCACCCATACCCGATCCCATGGCTATTTTTGATGACCTGGCACCGTTTGCTACCCACATTCACCCGAGATACGCCTACTCCAGCAATGGGTGGATTGAGGAGGATGACTACCCTCCGTACGTAGTCCCAGTCACTCCCCCTCCCACACCTATCGCTGTACCACTCGATGCTCCCTTGTTTCCTCCATCCACATCTGGTACCCATGATACTGACCTTCCTATCACTTTCCTTCCGGATATTCCTCCGCCCCAACCTGGGGAGGGATCGTCGAGTCAGCCCTTCGGCCACATCCCATTCATGCCAGAGGATAGCCAGTTCTTACCGCAGGTCCCTTATCCAGATTTTGTTCCACCAGTGTCATTTTCTGCACCTTTCGTGACCCAGTTTCCCCATATCACTTCACAGTTTGCATTTACCCCACACATTACACTTCCGGTTTCAGCCCCGATGGGTGAACCATCCCCATGGTCAGCACCCCATGTCATGCCTGTATCCGACCCTTATCATCCCTTCCATGATGGATACTCTGTAGAGGACACGCTCACGTCACTGCAGTTACAGCGGGACGCCTTGAGACGATGTGTCCAGcggttggagagagctccacatCCTCACTGTCCCTGTCAGAATCAGTTTTCAGCATCGCACACTTCCTTTCCATCGTCTCATGATTCAGACGTTCATTTCCTCCCTCTCGATCGACAGGTTGCTTTCATGTTGCGCTTTGCCTATGCACTTGAGGAGGATTTGGTGCAGTTGCGCTGA